A genomic window from Arthrobacter globiformis includes:
- a CDS encoding S8 family peptidase, translated as MIPQQSTTRPGHSRRLPAIFAVALAMVIGQGLAGPTAAAPAPASAQPAAALPAAAQRAASPLDDGHYIVMLKDKPLATYSGGVPGIPGTAVPKGKKLNPSGPNSRKYDAHLKAKQRQAAASTGVTINRSYTLALNGFSAVLSAAQAKALASDTDVLAVVPDSIRKPDYSSTDFLGLPGGDGVWDQQFGGADEAGKGIVVGMLDTGYTPDNPFFAGDAVDPLSGTPDVGVPYRLQGNVIAMRKANGGTFVGDCVAGDGFDGTECNSKVIGARFYDKAYKAAVPPEFRSPSEKFSPLDVNGHGSHTGSTAAGNADVTQTAGGRDFGKSSGVAPAAKIAVYKVCWEGAIPEATGCVESDILNAIQDAVLDGVDVLNFSISGNNNSTVDAVSLAFLNAAAAGIFVAASAGNSGPTASTVNHAGPWITSVAASTFDNTLRGTAELSDGSKFAGASVMSSEVDSKPIVLAVDVKAAAAVATDAALCAPNSLDPAKTADKIVVCDRGVVARVDKSAEVERAGGVGMVLVNLTPGSLDADLHSVPTVHVDDPKIKDLVAATPGMTASLKATDTTGAEPPPVPQIAEFSSRGPTLAANGDLLKPDVTAPGVAVLAAVSPVGFNGENFGFLSGTSMASPHIAGSGALLLGKNPQWSPAAVKSAIMTTAYDLVNAAGTDVHDVFAQGAGHVDPARFDSPGLVYDAGISDWMGFLQGQGIDLGVAPIAAKDVNLPSVALGAMSGSQTVTRSVTAVTAGTYRAAITLPGITATVSPAEVTLAEGESATFTITFTTAGAPLNAYSTGSLTWTSGDNTVRSPVAVRPVA; from the coding sequence ATGATCCCTCAGCAATCCACTACCCGCCCCGGACATAGCAGAAGGCTGCCGGCCATATTCGCCGTGGCCCTTGCCATGGTCATTGGCCAGGGCCTCGCCGGTCCAACGGCGGCGGCTCCTGCACCTGCATCGGCGCAGCCAGCCGCTGCCCTGCCTGCGGCCGCGCAGCGGGCAGCGTCCCCGCTCGACGATGGCCACTACATCGTGATGCTCAAGGACAAACCGCTGGCCACTTACTCCGGCGGTGTCCCGGGCATCCCCGGCACGGCGGTGCCGAAGGGGAAGAAGCTGAACCCCTCCGGCCCCAACTCGCGCAAGTACGATGCGCACCTCAAAGCCAAGCAGCGGCAGGCGGCAGCCTCCACGGGCGTGACCATCAACAGGAGCTACACCCTGGCCCTCAACGGCTTCAGCGCAGTTCTCTCCGCAGCCCAGGCGAAGGCGCTCGCCAGTGACACCGACGTTCTGGCCGTGGTCCCGGACAGCATCCGCAAGCCGGATTACTCGAGCACTGACTTCCTCGGACTGCCCGGCGGCGACGGTGTGTGGGACCAACAGTTCGGTGGCGCGGATGAGGCGGGCAAGGGCATCGTGGTGGGCATGCTGGACACCGGCTACACGCCCGACAATCCGTTCTTCGCCGGGGATGCCGTCGATCCGCTGTCCGGCACCCCGGACGTGGGCGTGCCATACCGCCTCCAGGGCAACGTGATCGCCATGCGCAAGGCCAATGGCGGGACCTTCGTGGGCGACTGCGTGGCCGGCGACGGGTTCGACGGCACGGAATGCAACAGCAAGGTCATCGGTGCCAGGTTCTACGACAAGGCCTACAAGGCAGCGGTTCCTCCGGAATTCCGCTCCCCGAGCGAGAAGTTCTCGCCGCTGGACGTTAACGGCCACGGATCCCACACCGGCAGTACCGCGGCTGGAAACGCCGACGTCACCCAGACGGCAGGCGGGCGCGACTTCGGCAAGAGCTCAGGCGTTGCACCGGCGGCCAAGATTGCCGTCTACAAGGTCTGCTGGGAAGGCGCCATTCCGGAGGCCACCGGATGCGTTGAATCAGACATTCTCAACGCCATCCAGGATGCCGTCCTCGATGGCGTGGACGTGCTGAACTTCTCAATCTCGGGAAACAACAACTCCACAGTCGATGCCGTTTCCCTCGCGTTCCTTAACGCCGCGGCCGCAGGGATCTTCGTGGCTGCGTCCGCCGGCAACTCCGGCCCGACTGCCTCGACCGTCAACCACGCCGGCCCCTGGATCACCAGCGTGGCAGCCTCGACATTCGACAACACGCTCCGCGGAACCGCGGAACTGTCGGACGGAAGCAAGTTCGCCGGTGCCAGTGTCATGAGCAGCGAGGTGGACTCTAAGCCGATCGTGCTGGCCGTGGACGTGAAGGCGGCCGCCGCCGTGGCTACGGATGCGGCGCTGTGCGCGCCGAACTCGCTGGACCCGGCAAAAACTGCAGACAAGATCGTGGTCTGCGACCGCGGTGTTGTGGCACGCGTTGACAAGAGCGCCGAGGTTGAGCGCGCCGGTGGCGTGGGCATGGTCCTGGTCAACCTGACGCCCGGCTCGCTCGACGCCGATCTGCACAGCGTGCCCACGGTCCACGTAGACGACCCGAAGATCAAGGACCTGGTGGCGGCGACCCCGGGCATGACGGCAAGCCTCAAAGCGACCGACACCACGGGGGCCGAACCTCCGCCCGTGCCGCAGATTGCGGAATTCTCCTCACGCGGGCCCACCCTGGCAGCCAACGGGGACCTGCTCAAGCCTGACGTTACGGCTCCGGGTGTGGCAGTGCTGGCCGCTGTATCACCGGTCGGCTTCAACGGCGAGAACTTCGGTTTCCTGTCCGGCACGTCCATGGCGTCGCCGCACATCGCCGGCTCGGGTGCGCTGCTGCTGGGCAAGAACCCGCAGTGGTCCCCGGCGGCGGTGAAATCCGCCATCATGACCACGGCCTATGACCTGGTCAACGCGGCCGGCACCGACGTGCATGACGTGTTTGCCCAGGGCGCAGGCCACGTCGATCCGGCCCGGTTCGACTCCCCGGGGCTCGTTTACGACGCCGGCATCAGCGACTGGATGGGCTTCCTCCAGGGACAGGGAATCGACCTTGGTGTCGCCCCCATCGCAGCCAAGGACGTCAACCTCCCCTCGGTGGCACTGGGTGCCATGTCCGGCAGCCAGACCGTCACGCGGTCGGTCACGGCGGTGACGGCAGGAACCTACCGGGCAGCGATCACCCTTCCAGGCATCACCGCCACTGTCAGCCCGGCAGAGGTGACGCTGGCCGAGGGTGAAAGCGCCACGTTCACCATCACGTTCACCACCGCAGGGGCGCCGCTGAACGCATACTCCACCGGATCCCTGACGTGGACGTCGGGCGACAACACCGTCCG